Below is a window of bacterium DNA.
GGAGTCGCTCCTGGCCCGCCCCAAGCGCCATCCCTTCATCATGCGCTGCCGGACGGGGGCGGACCGGAATGGACATCTCACGGCCCAGGAGATCACGCTGCTTGGCGATGCCGGGCCCATCCCGCTCCTCAGCCCGCGCGTGCTCTTCGCCGCGCTGGTCGTGGGCGCAGGACCGTACCGCGTGCCCCACGTCAAGATCGACGCTAAAGCGGTGTTCACCAACAATGTGCCGACGAGCGCGATGCGCGGGTTCGGCGCGATGCAGGTCACGTTCGCCTACGAATCCCAGATGGATCTCTTGGCCGAGCGCCTCGGGATCCCCCCGCTCGAGATCCGTGCTCGGAACTTTCTTCGGAAGGGAGACCGGCTGCCCACGGGCGAGACGATCGAGACGCACGTCGCGCTGCCCGAGGCCAGCCGGCGCGCGCTCGATGCGCTGGGGGACCGGAGCCGCCCGTCGAGCGCGTCGGCAAAGGTGGGTCGCGGGTTCGCCTGCAACATCCAGCCGTACGGCCGGACCGTCTGGTTCCGGGATCAGGCCAGCGCGTGGATCGGGTTCGAGGCGGATGGATCGTTGGTTATCCGCGCGGGAGTGACCGACCTCGGAGGGGGCCAGGCGGCGGCGCTGGCGCAGATCGCCTCCGAGGTGCTCGGGGTCTCGCCCGACCGCATCGCCGTTCACATCGGCGACAGCGCCCTCACTCCCCTCACCGGCGGCACGTTCGCGACCCGCCAGCTCTACATGTCGGGAAACGCGGCGTGGAAAGCGGCGCGGGAACTTCGGGCGCTCGTCGTCCCGGTCGCCGCCGGGCTGCTGGAGGCGTCGGGACCGGACCTGCAGTTCGCGGACAACGAAGTGCGCGTCGGCGGGAGCCCGGACCGAAGGATCGCACTCGCCCGGGTGGTGGCCGAGTGCCGCCGCGCCGGCGTGCCGGTCGCGCACCTGTCGGTGTTCCGAGGAGAGCAGGCGCCGCCCGTGGACAGGGAGTCCGGCCAGGGGAAGACCTTTCCGGACTACACGTTCGGGTGCCACGCCGTCGAGGTCGAGGTCGACACGGAGACGGGGACCGTCACCGTGCTCAAGCACGTGGCGTGCCACGATGTGGGACGCGCGATCAATCCGCAAAGTGTTGCGGGCCAGATCCAAGGCGGCGCCGTCATGGGGATCGGCCAGGCGCTCCTGGAGGAGATCGCGCTCGAGGAAGGCAACAACCTGACCACGCTGTTCGCCAACTACCTCATCCCGACTTCTCTGGACGTCCCCGACATCCGGCCGATCGTGCTGGAGTCCGGCGAAGGCAAAGGGCCGTTCAATGCGCGGGGAATCGGGGAGCCGCCCACGGGGCCGCCGCCGGCGGCGATCGCGAGCGCGGTGTGGGATGCGATCGGCATCCGGCCGCTCGAACTTCCGATCGCGCCTGAACGGATATTCGACGCCCTCGAAGCCCAACGAACCGACGCCGGGGGCGGGACTCCGGAGGTGACTCGGTGACGGGACGAGAGGTCCGGTTCGGGGTCGCGCTCAAGAACTTTACTCCCTATCCGGATGAGCCGAGTATCGACGAGATCGTGACGTTCACGACCCGCGCGGAGGCCCTCGGCTTCGAATCGGCGTGGGTGTGGGATCACATTTTGTTGGGCTCGAAGCGCCCCTTCCCGTATCTCGAGTCGCTCGCCACCCTCACGGCGCTCGCCATGAAGACGCAGCGCCTCCAATTGGGCACAGGGGTCCTGGTGCTGCCCCTGCGCAACCCCGTCGTCCTCGCGAAGGTCCTCACGAGCCTGGACCACATCTCCAAGGGGCGGCTGATCCTGGGGGTCGCCGCGGGCTGGTACGAGCGGGAGTTTGACGCGTGTGGCGTCCCCTTCAAGGAGCGGGGCAAGATCTTCGTGCGGAACCTGGAAGTCCTCAAGCGGTTTTGGACCGAGGATCAGGTGAACGGCGCGGCGAACGGCTATGTCTTCAATCGGTCGGTGATGCTGCCCAAACCCCTCCAGCGGCCGCGGCCGCCGATCCTCTTCGGGGGCTATGTCGACGTGGTGCTCCGGCGCCTCGCCCGGCATGGTGACGGGTGGCTGACCTACTTCTACACGCCGGAGAGCTTTCGCCGGACGTGGGCCAAAATCCGATCGCTCACCGAAGAGGCCGGCCGCGATCCCGCCGCCCTCCGGAACGTAAGCCAGCTTCCGATCTATGTGGCCCCATCCTTCGAAGAGGCGGACCGGGGCGTACGGGATTTTATCGCCCGATACTTCGACGCCGCCCCCTGGAGCGAGTCCACCGCGGACAGCTCGATTCGCGGGACGCCGGACCAGTGCGCCGAGCAGCTCGCCGCCCATATCGCCGCCGGCGTCGAGCACATCGTGCTGGTACCCTACGACTACCGCCTGGACCAGTTGGAGGTCATCGGCCGGGAGATCCTGCCGAATCTCCGCGGGAGGATCGCGGGGGTGCGCGCGTGACCGCGCCGTGCGGCCGGACGGCGCGATGACGTTCGTCGAGGCCCGGCGGCGCCTGGAAGGGAAGGACCGTGGCCTCCGCGACAAGCGCATGCCGGCCGGGGACGCGGCGCGGCTCGTGCAAGACGGGAACCATGTCGCGATCGGTGGGTGCCTGTATTCGCGGACGCCCCTCGTCACGCTGCGGGAAATCCTCCGGTTGCGGCGCGTCGACCTCACCCTCTCGCGCAACCTGATGTGCTACGAGGGAGAGCTGTTCTTGGTCGCGGGCGCGACCCGATCGCTCGTCACGTCTTGGATCGGGATCGGACTTCCGTGGGGCCTCTCGCGGATCGTTCGAGAGTTCGTCGAGAGCGGGCAGGCGCGCCTCGAGGAATGGAGCCACCTCGCGCTCGGCCTGCGGTATCGGGCCGCGGCGATGGGGATACCGTTCCTCCCCACACTCTCGATGCTCGGCTCGGACCTGCTCGGGCGCACGAGCGCCCGCACGATGATCTGTCCATTTACCGGGGAGACGTTGTGCCTGGTCCCCGCGCTCTTTCCGGACGTGGCGGTGATCCACGTCCACCGGGCCGACTGCTTCGGCAACGCCCAGATCGATGGATATCCGCACATGGACCCCGACCTGGCCGCGGCCGCGGCCACGGTGATTCTCAGCGCCGAGGAGATCGTCTCGACCGACGAGATCCGGCGAACCGCGGACCGCACGGTCATCCCGTTCTTCACCGTGGACGCGGTCGTGGAAGCCCCGTTTGGCGCCTACCCGCACGAGTGTTATGGCCGCTACGAGGCAGACCTCGAGCACATCGGCGGGTACGCGCGCGGCGTGACGGCCGGAGGCGCCGCCGCCGTTCGGGCCTATCTGGACGAGTACGTCTACGGTCTGGACACGTTCGACGCGTACCTGGAGCGTTTCGGCACCGGCCGCCTCCGCCGTCAACAGCAGGCCGCGCAGGAGCTTACGCGCTAGCGTGGCCGCGAGCGCCTCTGAGCTCCTGGCCGCGACCGCGAGCCGGCTGCTCGCCGATCACAAGATCGTGTTTGCCGGCGTCGGCACCCCGCTCCTCGCGTCCGCGCTGGCGAAGTCCACCCACGCGCCTCACCTGACGATCGTCGTGGAGGGCGGCGTCGTCGGGCTCGAGGTCCTGCCCGGGCGCCTGCCGATCTCCACCAATGAGATGCGGGCCGGCCGCCGAGCGGTGATGCTGCCGTCGATCACGCAGACCTTCCTCTATGCCCAGCGCGGATTCTTCGACTACGGCTTCCTGGGGGGCGCCCAGATCGATCCGCACGGCAACATCAACACCAGCGTGATCGGGCCGCCCGACCGGCCCCAGGTTCGCCTGCCCGGCAGCGGGGGCGCGTGCGATATCATCACCCACTGTCGGGAGATCTTCATCGTCACGATGCACGAGCGCCGGCGGTTCATCGAGCAGGTCGATTTCATCACGAGCCCCGGCTACCTTGGCGGCCACGATGCCCGCCGCCGGGCTGGGCTGCTGTTCGGGGAGATCACCACGGTGATCACCAATCTGGCCCTGATGCGCTTCGACTCGGAGACCAGACGGATGCGGCTCGATGCCCTCCAGGCCGGGGTCACGATCGATCAGGTACACGAGCAGACGGGGTTTGATCTCCCGATCGCACCTAAGGTCGGCGAGCTTCCGGCCCCCAGCGACGAGGAGTTGCGGTTCCTCCGGTTGCTCGATCCGGACCGGCTGTTCCTAAGCTGACGGCGGTTCTCGATTACACCAATCATGGATGGCCAGCGCCAGTACCTTGGCGGCGATGACCACGTTTTCGACGGGGACGTGCTCGTTCATCGCATGCATCTGGCTCGTCGGTCCCGGGCCGAAGATCACCGTCGGTGTGTGCCCCTGCCGGATCAGAAAGCGGGTGTCTGAGGCCCCCATGCGGGCGCTCAGCACCGGTTCCTTCCCTGTCACCTGCCGGAACGACCGGTTGATGGCATCCACAATAGGGTGGTCGGTCGGGATTTCCGCCCCGGCCGCCACGTACCCGCCCTTCGTCGTAAGTTCAGCGGGGTTGTGTCGTAGCCAAGGGTCTGCCTCGCAGACGCGCATGATCTGCGCCCGCAGTTGCGCCTCGGCCTGGGCGGGGTCTTCATAGGGCATCAACCCCATGCTGCCCCGCAGGGTCGCTTCCTCGGGCGTAATGCTGGGGAACGTCCCCGACTGGAACATGGTAACGGCGCAGGGGAGCGCGCCGCGGTTATCGGGAAAGAGGGGATGCCGGAGGTCCTGAATCCGCATGGCTTCCAGCGCCTCCACGGCCCCGACGAATTTCATGGCTTTGTCGATGGCGCTCACCCCTTCCCACCTCGCGGAGATGCCGGCCGGCTTCCCCCGGACGCGGATCGTGAACCACATCCGCCCGATGCACGCCGGCATCACCTCGAGATCGCTGGTCTCGCAACAGATACCGGCATCCGCCCGATAACCCCGTTGTACACACCCGAGCGTCCCGAGACCGGTCCGCTCCTCGTCCACCACGTACTCGAGGGTCACGTCGCCCCGAGGCCTGAGCCCCATGTCTTTCAAGATGGCGACGGCCATCGTCATCGCCGCCACGCCGCCTTTCATGTCGGACGCGCCGCGGCCCCACACCTTGCCATCGGCAAGGGATCCCGACAAGGGCCCGCGCGCCCACTCGCCCAACGGCTCCAACGGCACGGTGTCCACGTGGCCGTTCAATAGCAGCGATCGCCCGGCGCCCCGTCCCTTCCACACGCCGACGACGTTCGGCCTCCCGGCCAGCGGTTTCTCCGGCTCGAGGAATCCAGGATACTGCCGAAGGACGTCCGGGTCGGTATCGAACCGATCTACCCGCAGGCCCAGTTCCTTGAGGTGGTCCGCGATGAAGGCCTGAATTTCGGTTTCGTTTCCCGTGACGCTGTCAAATTGCACGAGACGCTGCAGAAATGCCACGGTCTCGCCCCGCCGCTCTTCCACGGCGGCGATGATCTGCCTCGGGGTTTCAGGATCCATCGCGCAACCCGTGCATCCCCTGGTAGTCCATCGGCAAAGTGGGCTCCCAGCCCGCCAGAAGCCGGGGCGCCGGTTGATAGACCTCCACGCCGAGCGGCCGGCATGTGCCGAGCGGGTTGTCCCGGGCGGGCCCCCACATTTGCACGGACAGATCCCCGTGCGGGCACGTGGAGAGAGCACAGAGCACGTCCATTTCCGCGAAGAACTCAAAAAAGTCCCCCAGCTTCGCCGGGCTCGGTTTCACAAAGTACCGGCCATCTCGCGTCAGCCCCGTGACCATGAAGATGTTGAGCACATCATGGACGTCGAACTCGGTGAGCCGGTAGGGCATCACGGCGCGCACGAGATTGGAGTGGCAACAGTAGTCGAAGTCTTCCCCGTTGAGCAGTTTGTGCACGTACGGATCGCAGCGCGTTCCCAGGAGATCATGGCACCCGGCTCCGTCCTCATCGACGCCGTAGTGAATGGTGTCGTTGGTGATCGTCAGCATCGGCCGGAGATACGGGAGGCACGACCACAGCCGGTCGTAGGTCGTGACGTGCGTGCGGTACAACTGCCGGGTGCGCGCCGCCCAAAACCGCTCGCGGGGGTTATGGCGGCTCCAGACATTGAAGTCGGCCACCTGGGGACCGTCGGTGATGACGATCCGGCACAGCTGACCGGCGGCCACGGTCCAGGCCGCCCCGGAACGAGGAGGCACGACGAACCGCTCCACAGGGGTCCGCTCCTCCACGTCCCTGGCCAGGCGGCCGTAGAACTCGCGGTTTGCCTCAAGCGCCGTGACGACGCCGTGGTCGTAGAGAATCCTTGGCTCTGCCACCGGATACCCCCTGGAGCCTAGACCTCGCCGAGGTAGCTCTTCCGGACCTGATCGTTCTGCCGAAGTTTGTCGGCTTGGTCGGTCATGACGATCCGCCCCGTCTCCAGCACGTATCCTCGCTGCGCGATCCCGAGGGCCATCAGCGCGTTTTGCTCGACAAGGAGGATGGTCACCCCCTGGGCGTTGATCTCCTGGATGGTCTTGAAGATGAGCTCGACGAGCACCGGGGCCAACCCCATCGAGGGCTCATCGAGGAGGAGAATCTTCGGCCGGGCCATGAGGCCGCGGCCGATCGCCAGCATCTGCTGCTCGCCTCCGGAGAGCGTTCCGGCCGTCTGGGCGAGGCGTTCTTCGAGACGCGGAAAGAGCCGGCAGACCCGCTCGAGATCTCCCTGGATCTCTTGGCGGTTCGTCCGGGCAAAGGCGCCCATCTCAAGATTGTCCCGCACGGTCATCCGCGGAAAAATCCGGCGGCCTTCCGGCACCAGGCACACGCCCCTCCGGGTGATCTCGTGGGGAGGCAGGCCGTGGATCGGAGCTCCGTCGAGGAGGATCGTCCCCGGGCGGGGCCGCAGGAACCCGGTGATCGTCTTCAGGGTCGTGCTCTTGCCTGCGCCGTTCGCCCCGATCAGGGTGACGATCTCCCCTTGCTCCACGGCAACCGAGATCCCGTCGAGCGCATGGATGCGCCCGTAATACGCGTGGATGCCGTCGACTACGAGGCTCGGCATAGGGGGATCACGTGAGCGCGGCCTTGCCCAGATAGGCCTCGATCACCCGCGGGTTCCGCCGGATCTCATCGGGGGTGCCCTCAGCAATCACCTCGCCGTGGTCAAGCACGGTGACCCGGTCGGCGACGCCCATCACGACCCGCATCTGGTGCTCGATGAGGAGCACGGTGAGGCGGAGCTCTTTGCGGAGGCGGCGGATGAACTCCATGAGCCGGCGTGCCTCCTCCGGATTCATTCCGGCCGCCGGCTCGTCCAGCAGCAGCAGGCGGGGTCGGAGGGCCAGGGCCCGAGCGATCTCCAGGCGTCGTTGATCACCGTAGGCCAGGTTCTTGGCCATCTCATCGTCATGCCCTTTGAGCCCGACGAAGGCGAGGAGGTCACGGGCATCGCGATGGGCTCGCACTTCCTCCGCGACGACGCCGGGCGCACCGGCGACGATCCGAACCGGATCCGCCGTGAGGTGGCTGTGCATGCCGATCAGGACGTTTTCGAGGGACGTCATGTTGGCGAAGACCCGAATGCTCTGAAACGTTCGGGCGATCCCCAGCCGGGCGATCTCGTGAGGCTTCCGCCCGGTGATGTCCCGACCGGCTAGCGTAATCACGCCGGCGTTCGGGCGGTACAGGCCGGCGATGACGTTAAAGAACGTGGTCTTGCCGGCGCCGTTGGGACCGATCAGGCTGACGACGCTCTCCTGGGGAACCGTGAAGTCGACGTGGTTCACCGCCACCAGGCCCCCGAACGTCTTGGTCACGCCCCGCGCATCTAGGAGCACAGAGGGGTGAGGCTCACTCGGGGGCATCCGGCGCGTCCCTCCTCACGGCCCGGCGTGTGGGGGAGGACCCCCCGCCGGAGATCCGGCCGCCGAGACATCGGCAGGAGGAATCTCCGTGGCCACGCTCTCTCGCTCGGTGATGATCGCCCGGATCCGCCGTTCGGGGAAGATCCCCTCGGGCCGCAGCAGCATCAGGAACACCAGCCCCAGTCCGTACAGCAGGAACTTGAGGTTCACGAAGTTGAGCTTCGTGAGGAAGAGGATTCCCCAGGCGTGTCCAAGGTTGTTCGACCACTGCGTCAGGTCGGCGAGGAAGAGCGTTTGGAACTCGTAGAGGATGGCGGCGCCTGCGATCACGCCGAAGACGTTTCCCATCCCGCCCAGGACCACCATTGCCAGGATCGTGAACGACACCGTGAAATTGAACTGGTCGGGGCTCACGACCCCGAGCTTAGCGACGTACAGCGCCCCCGCGAACCCAGAGAAGAATGCGCCGAAGGAGAACGCCAGCAGCTTCGTTGTGACGAGATTGACCCCCATCGAGGCCGCCGCGATCTCATCCTCTCGAACGGCCAGCCACGCACGCCCGAGCCTGGAGTCCCGCAGGCGGAGGACCCCGATGACGGATACCACGATGATCACGATCAGCGTGTAGTAATAGGGGAGCGGATTGAATCCGAACTGGTACCCGAAGAGGGTCGGCTGATCGATCCCGACGATGCCGTTGGTCCCGCCGGTGTATTTGGGCAGGTTCAGAAACACCGTCGGCACGATCTCGCCGAAGCCCAGCGTCACGATCGCCAGGTAATCGCCCCGGAGCCTGAGGGTCGGCGCCCCCAGGAGCGCGCCGAAGACGCCGGCGATGATCGCACCGACCAGCAGCATCGGCCAGAACGGCAGGTGCAAGTGATAGAACGGTGAGGCGGCGAACGCGTACGTGTACGACCCGATCGCAAAGAACGCCGCGTAGCCCAGGTCGAGGAGCCCGGCAAAGCCCACGACGATGTTGAGGCCGAGCGCGAGCAGCACGTACACTGCCGCATCGGCCCCCGCGTTGATGTGCCCGGCGTTGTGGTCGACGAGCGGAAACAGGAGAAGGACAAGGAGGATCACAAGCGCGGTCCGGTACGGGACGAGCCGTTTGAGAACGCGCACGCCCATTCTCTGCAACGAGCGCTACGTCCGTTCCGGGAGCTGCTGACCCAGCAGGCCGGTGGGGCGGAAGATCAGCACCAGGATCAGCACGGAGAAAATCGTCACCTCCGCCCACTGGAACCCGACGTACTGCGCGGTCATCACCTCGACGAACCCGATGACGAACCCGCCGAGGGCCGCCCCGGTCGTGTTCCCGATTCCTCCCAGCACGGCGGCGGTGAAGGCGATGAGCCCGGCGCGGAACCCGTTGATAAACCAGACGTTCCCATAGTACAGCCCGGTGATCACCCCGCCCGCGCCGGCCAGCACCGACCCGATGAAGAACGTGAGGGCGATCGTCTTGTTGATGTCGATGCCCATGATCTCCGCGGCCATCCAGTCCTGGGCGGTGGCCCGCATGGCCTTCCCCAGCTTCGTCCCCTGCACGAAGAAGTGGAGGGCCAGCATCATGACGATGGATGAGAAGATCACGACGAGCTGCATCTGTCCTACGCCCACGGCGCCGAGATTGAAAAAGGGGTTCGGGAGCACCTGCGGAAACGGCACCGGGGATGGCCCCATCCAGAGCTGCAGGATGTTCTCAAGGCTGAACGACACGCCGATCGCGGTCAGGAGGGGGGCCAGACGCTGCCGTCCACGCAGCGGGCGGTACGCGAACCGCTCGATCACCACCCCGGTGGCCCCCATGATCAGCATCGCTGCGAGGAACGTGACGATCAACGCAAACGCGAGCGCTGCCGCGGCCATATGTCGCGTCGCGCCGAGGAGGGTGAGGGTGGCGAGGGCCACAAACGACCCCGCGGTATACACGTCACCGTGGGCGAAGTTGATCAGCTCGATGATCCCATAGACCATCGTGTACCCGAGCGCAATGACGGCGTAGATTGCCCCCAGGGTCAGGCCGTTGATGAGCTGCAGGACGAGGAGGTTCCAGTCCATCAGATGTGCGCGTGAGGGACGGCCCCCGGCCGTCCCTCACCCGGCGTGAAAGACCGCGGCCGCTACAACGTAAAGTTTATTTGGTCCAACCACTCCCACTTGCCGTTCTTGACCGTGTAGACGCTGACGATCTTGTTGGTGGTGTCGCCATTCTTATCGAACGAGAAGGTGCCGATGATGCTCTTGTAGTTCTTCAAGTTGGCGACCCACGCCCGCACCTTGGCGCGATCCGGCCCGACGGCCTTCACCGCGTCAATGATGATTTTCGCCGCCACGTACCCGTTCGCGCTGTACGCGCCTGGGTCGGATTTGTACTTCGCCTTGTACGCAGCCAGGAACCCCTTCGCGGTCGGCAGCTTCTCGGCGTTCTCCGCCGCGACCGTGCCGTAACTGCCGTTCGCGTCATCCCCGGCGACCTTGAGGAACTCGTCTTCCACGATGCCGTCGCCGCCCTCGTACGGAATGGTCAACCCGACGTCTTTCATTTGCTTGCGGATCAGGCCGCCGCCGGTCGTGGTCACCCCGCCGAAGAACAGCAGGTCCGGCGCCTTGGCCTTAATCGCGGTGAGGATCGCGTGGAAGTCCTGCGTCCCCTTGGGGATGCCGTCGCGGCTCACGACGGTTCCGCCGAGCTTCCCAAACTCTCGTGCGAACTCGTCGGCGATCCCTTTCCCGTACGTCTCCTGGTCATCGAGAATCGCGACCTTCTTCAGCTTGAGCTTCTTAAAGGCGTAGTCGGCCGCGACCGGCCCCTGCAGATCGTCGGTGGGGCACACCCGGAAGTAGTTGATCTGGGTCGGGTGAGCCTTCCGCACGTCGAGGGCGCCGAACTCCGGCTTGGTGAGCCCGGGGTTTGTTTGGGACGGACTGATCTGCACGACGCCCGCCGCGTTGGTGATCGGGATCGTGGCCTTCCCGACGTTGCTGTTGAAGTTGCCCATGATCCCGACCACAGCGGAGTCGGCCAGCAGCTCCTGGACGTTCTTGGCGCCCTGAGCCGGATCGTGCACGCCGTTCACGGCGTCGTCCTTGAGGACTTCCTCGAACATCATGCCCTTATAGCCGCCGGCCTTGTTGGCCTCATCGATCGCCAGCAGAACCGCGTTGTTCGTCGGCTCCCCGTTCGGGGCCTCACCGCCGGACATCGGCAGGTCCACCCCGATCTTGATCGTCTTCCCGGCCATGGCCGCACCGTTCGCGGGCTGCAGCCCTCCGCTTCCGGGACCCATCGCAATCAGGCTGATCACGGCGAGGCCGGCTAGAAGGAAGAGTAATCTACGCACGCTATCGCCCCCTTTTCATTCTCTGTGCTTCAGGGGCTCACCACGACCTGCTGGGTGGCCCCCCGAAGACGCTTTTGTAAATCCTCTTACGTTCAGGACGGGGGAAAGAGTTCTGTGCCTGCCGCCCACCCCCCTTCACGGAAGCTCGGCGGGACGGCCGCACCCTCACGCCACCCGCCCCGCGACTGCCCCCCCTCCGCCCCGCTCCCGCAGCAGGCTCCCGACGACGAAGATGACATTGGCTGGGCGTTCCGCCAGTCGGCGCATGAAATAT
It encodes the following:
- a CDS encoding xanthine dehydrogenase family protein molybdopterin-binding subunit is translated as MGIVGKALPRFDVADKVDGATLYAADWSLPGMLAGRILRSIYPVARIRRIDVTRARALPGVAAVLTADDIPCNTIREDATGAHWAPFDTPVLAAGRVCYQGQPLALVAAVSEVAARAACDAIDVDYEPLPGVFDVQAALAPGAPRVHPDRENVLIHWRLRQGSVDEGFRRADVIVERTYRTQRVDHAYLEPEAGVAWIDGDGIVTIRSSTQVIEHFREIAEVLGLPHNRVRVIAPFLGGGFGGKEDMTVEPYLALLAWSTRQPVRMVWSRQESLLARPKRHPFIMRCRTGADRNGHLTAQEITLLGDAGPIPLLSPRVLFAALVVGAGPYRVPHVKIDAKAVFTNNVPTSAMRGFGAMQVTFAYESQMDLLAERLGIPPLEIRARNFLRKGDRLPTGETIETHVALPEASRRALDALGDRSRPSSASAKVGRGFACNIQPYGRTVWFRDQASAWIGFEADGSLVIRAGVTDLGGGQAAALAQIASEVLGVSPDRIAVHIGDSALTPLTGGTFATRQLYMSGNAAWKAARELRALVVPVAAGLLEASGPDLQFADNEVRVGGSPDRRIALARVVAECRRAGVPVAHLSVFRGEQAPPVDRESGQGKTFPDYTFGCHAVEVEVDTETGTVTVLKHVACHDVGRAINPQSVAGQIQGGAVMGIGQALLEEIALEEGNNLTTLFANYLIPTSLDVPDIRPIVLESGEGKGPFNARGIGEPPTGPPPAAIASAVWDAIGIRPLELPIAPERIFDALEAQRTDAGGGTPEVTR
- a CDS encoding TIGR03619 family F420-dependent LLM class oxidoreductase, with the translated sequence MTGREVRFGVALKNFTPYPDEPSIDEIVTFTTRAEALGFESAWVWDHILLGSKRPFPYLESLATLTALAMKTQRLQLGTGVLVLPLRNPVVLAKVLTSLDHISKGRLILGVAAGWYEREFDACGVPFKERGKIFVRNLEVLKRFWTEDQVNGAANGYVFNRSVMLPKPLQRPRPPILFGGYVDVVLRRLARHGDGWLTYFYTPESFRRTWAKIRSLTEEAGRDPAALRNVSQLPIYVAPSFEEADRGVRDFIARYFDAAPWSESTADSSIRGTPDQCAEQLAAHIAAGVEHIVLVPYDYRLDQLEVIGREILPNLRGRIAGVRA
- a CDS encoding CoA-transferase: MTFVEARRRLEGKDRGLRDKRMPAGDAARLVQDGNHVAIGGCLYSRTPLVTLREILRLRRVDLTLSRNLMCYEGELFLVAGATRSLVTSWIGIGLPWGLSRIVREFVESGQARLEEWSHLALGLRYRAAAMGIPFLPTLSMLGSDLLGRTSARTMICPFTGETLCLVPALFPDVAVIHVHRADCFGNAQIDGYPHMDPDLAAAAATVILSAEEIVSTDEIRRTADRTVIPFFTVDAVVEAPFGAYPHECYGRYEADLEHIGGYARGVTAGGAAAVRAYLDEYVYGLDTFDAYLERFGTGRLRRQQQAAQELTR
- a CDS encoding CoA-transferase, with product MAASASELLAATASRLLADHKIVFAGVGTPLLASALAKSTHAPHLTIVVEGGVVGLEVLPGRLPISTNEMRAGRRAVMLPSITQTFLYAQRGFFDYGFLGGAQIDPHGNINTSVIGPPDRPQVRLPGSGGACDIITHCREIFIVTMHERRRFIEQVDFITSPGYLGGHDARRRAGLLFGEITTVITNLALMRFDSETRRMRLDALQAGVTIDQVHEQTGFDLPIAPKVGELPAPSDEELRFLRLLDPDRLFLS
- a CDS encoding ArgE/DapE family deacylase — translated: MDPETPRQIIAAVEERRGETVAFLQRLVQFDSVTGNETEIQAFIADHLKELGLRVDRFDTDPDVLRQYPGFLEPEKPLAGRPNVVGVWKGRGAGRSLLLNGHVDTVPLEPLGEWARGPLSGSLADGKVWGRGASDMKGGVAAMTMAVAILKDMGLRPRGDVTLEYVVDEERTGLGTLGCVQRGYRADAGICCETSDLEVMPACIGRMWFTIRVRGKPAGISARWEGVSAIDKAMKFVGAVEALEAMRIQDLRHPLFPDNRGALPCAVTMFQSGTFPSITPEEATLRGSMGLMPYEDPAQAEAQLRAQIMRVCEADPWLRHNPAELTTKGGYVAAGAEIPTDHPIVDAINRSFRQVTGKEPVLSARMGASDTRFLIRQGHTPTVIFGPGPTSQMHAMNEHVPVENVVIAAKVLALAIHDWCNREPPSA
- a CDS encoding DUF1989 domain-containing protein; amino-acid sequence: MLYDHGVVTALEANREFYGRLARDVEERTPVERFVVPPRSGAAWTVAAGQLCRIVITDGPQVADFNVWSRHNPRERFWAARTRQLYRTHVTTYDRLWSCLPYLRPMLTITNDTIHYGVDEDGAGCHDLLGTRCDPYVHKLLNGEDFDYCCHSNLVRAVMPYRLTEFDVHDVLNIFMVTGLTRDGRYFVKPSPAKLGDFFEFFAEMDVLCALSTCPHGDLSVQMWGPARDNPLGTCRPLGVEVYQPAPRLLAGWEPTLPMDYQGMHGLRDGS
- a CDS encoding ABC transporter ATP-binding protein — its product is MPSLVVDGIHAYYGRIHALDGISVAVEQGEIVTLIGANGAGKSTTLKTITGFLRPRPGTILLDGAPIHGLPPHEITRRGVCLVPEGRRIFPRMTVRDNLEMGAFARTNRQEIQGDLERVCRLFPRLEERLAQTAGTLSGGEQQMLAIGRGLMARPKILLLDEPSMGLAPVLVELIFKTIQEINAQGVTILLVEQNALMALGIAQRGYVLETGRIVMTDQADKLRQNDQVRKSYLGEV
- a CDS encoding ABC transporter ATP-binding protein, producing MPPSEPHPSVLLDARGVTKTFGGLVAVNHVDFTVPQESVVSLIGPNGAGKTTFFNVIAGLYRPNAGVITLAGRDITGRKPHEIARLGIARTFQSIRVFANMTSLENVLIGMHSHLTADPVRIVAGAPGVVAEEVRAHRDARDLLAFVGLKGHDDEMAKNLAYGDQRRLEIARALALRPRLLLLDEPAAGMNPEEARRLMEFIRRLRKELRLTVLLIEHQMRVVMGVADRVTVLDHGEVIAEGTPDEIRRNPRVIEAYLGKAALT
- a CDS encoding branched-chain amino acid ABC transporter permease: MRVLKRLVPYRTALVILLVLLLFPLVDHNAGHINAGADAAVYVLLALGLNIVVGFAGLLDLGYAAFFAIGSYTYAFAASPFYHLHLPFWPMLLVGAIIAGVFGALLGAPTLRLRGDYLAIVTLGFGEIVPTVFLNLPKYTGGTNGIVGIDQPTLFGYQFGFNPLPYYYTLIVIIVVSVIGVLRLRDSRLGRAWLAVREDEIAAASMGVNLVTTKLLAFSFGAFFSGFAGALYVAKLGVVSPDQFNFTVSFTILAMVVLGGMGNVFGVIAGAAILYEFQTLFLADLTQWSNNLGHAWGILFLTKLNFVNLKFLLYGLGLVFLMLLRPEGIFPERRIRAIITERESVATEIPPADVSAAGSPAGGPPPHAGP
- a CDS encoding branched-chain amino acid ABC transporter permease translates to MDWNLLVLQLINGLTLGAIYAVIALGYTMVYGIIELINFAHGDVYTAGSFVALATLTLLGATRHMAAAALAFALIVTFLAAMLIMGATGVVIERFAYRPLRGRQRLAPLLTAIGVSFSLENILQLWMGPSPVPFPQVLPNPFFNLGAVGVGQMQLVVIFSSIVMMLALHFFVQGTKLGKAMRATAQDWMAAEIMGIDINKTIALTFFIGSVLAGAGGVITGLYYGNVWFINGFRAGLIAFTAAVLGGIGNTTGAALGGFVIGFVEVMTAQYVGFQWAEVTIFSVLILVLIFRPTGLLGQQLPERT